The Ipomoea triloba cultivar NCNSP0323 chromosome 4, ASM357664v1 DNA segment ttgtgccattaagggtaaaattgtctattcataaatccctaaatacattaaacgttatttacccttaatggcacaacagtttgttgatttcgattaaaaattGTCGATCAGATggccaaaaggactaaaagtggaaaaaaaaaatcaaagtcaaggactaaaagtggcaaaaaaatcaaagtcaagcactacttatgtcatgaatgaaagtcgtgtacctaaatagacggaaacactaaagtcataggaacAAAAGTGCAAAAAAACTCATTTAATGAATAAGAAGTTTTATTGTAGACTTATTTTCAGCTTCACTTTTCAGGCATTAATAGGAATTGCGGCTCCTTAAAACATCCTCAATGAAAGTTTGAAGATCGCGCTTAGCCGATCCGCTTTCTGTTGACTCTCTGCACATCTCTCCGACCTGCTTTGCTCTTCTCCTCAATTCTTTACTTTCATTATCGCACTCAAAATCCATAAATCTCCTCACAAGTTGCGCAATCTCTCCCCTTTTCACTATGCCACCATCATTATTAATCTTCCTCACACTCCACCCAATCTTCCAATCTTCCACAATCATCTTGCTGTTTGTAAGCTGATCAAGAGCTATCGAAAAAGCAAGAAAAGGAACGCCGGCGAACGCCCCTTCTTTGATGGAGTTCCACCCGCAATGCGTCCAAAACCCGCCCACAGAGCGGTGGCGCAACACCCTCAGTTGATCACACCACGGCACTATTAACCCCTGCTTTCCGCCGCTCTCCCTCAGCCGCTCCGTGTTTTCACGCGCCACCCAGAAGAAACAAACTCCGCTTTCATGGACGCCGGCGACGATTTCTTCCAATTGCTCagttgaaagtgagagaaagcTTCCCTGAGAAATATACAACACAGAACACGCGGGTTGAGCATCGAGCCAGGTCAGGTAATCTGGGCAGCTTTGGTTACTATTGAAGTATGGTATTGCAGAGCCGATGGAATAAATAGGGGTTTGAAGTTTAGGTCTGAGAGCTTCAATGGCGGCAAATTCCAAATCTGCAACAGAAGTGAACAGAAGGTATTGCGCTTTCTGTAGTGCTGAGAAAGCCCCAAGAAAATGAGAACGCACAGCTGGAGCTGGAGGTTTGCAATGGAATAGTGGGGGAAGATCCTTGACAAGCATGGAAGAAACTCCAGGGATGTAGTCCACCACTTCATCTCCTTTCTCTGCGTGTTATGTGAAATGATAATGAAGacctttgtttttgtttttttttttaataactcacatattatataggaaaaataaactacactaaaaatatCATACATAttctcgaaaaaaaaaaatatcatacaTTATGTTTCAACCCAGAAAATAATACAAGAATTATATTCTACCCATTTgtctatttatttttgaaactaCTATGTCTAGCTTTTTGAACAGTCTTTTTAGCTCACAATTAAACTATTCCTATACAATAACTGAGCAAATTAAAGTTGAGACGAGGGTGGACACATTTCGAGTTTAACCTAAAATTTAATCAGGTTCAATTCAAATCTCAGGTCTTAAACAAaggatttaatttttatttcaaatccgACAAGAGATCCAAACATAatataaagtattaattaaaaaaaaatctaaactcAAAACTTTCCAAGTGGTCTAATAATTGTGATCCATTTGAACCCGAACTCAATCCGTGAAAGTAAAATATACAGAAATGTGAGGTAGATACGCTATAAATAGTAtaacttaaattttaaaaagagtaatTCTATATCTACTTTCATTTTATACTTCATATGATTTGACACATTTTGATTGTTCAATTTAATAGGATCCATgcttttcatttatttcttttttttctccaatcaaatttgaacacaagtagatgtaaaaattgagaataaaattttagaactatatcaagtatttttcttttaaaatttatttataaatattagtttCTAGGGAATCGCAAAAAAAAACGTACCAGACAAATTCGCATCAAAATGCCCATTCACGAAAAGCAATTGGTGATGAAACCAAAGAGAAAACACCGTCACAGATCCGCACCAAAAACACGCCACCGGAATATTCCTCCGGTTTCCGACACCCAGTACCCACGTCAAGAACACGTCGGAGATAATAACGCTTGCCGCCGGCGCCTCAACAGCGTCAAGAAGGCGGTCAACGGGAGCTTCCATATCCGTAAAGACGGCACGGATGAAGCAGGGATAATCTTTGGAGCGGATGAGCTCGGAAGGGAGATGTTGAACTTCACATGcagtaaagaaagaaaggagaaaaCGGAATAATGGTGATGCTGTTGTGTATGGAAAGAAGTTACAGTCTGTTCATTATGGAGGTGGTGAGCTTATATACACATGTCAGTTGTAACTAACTAGGAAAGATGGAAAGTACAAGAAAGCCCTTGGGCATATAAGTTCATCATGTATCCTGCTCGTGCTCATTGTCCTCTAATACCCCCCCGTAAACTGGAGAATGCATGTCTTGCGTGCCCAGTTTAGAAACAAATGTTTGAAACATTGAGATAGGCAGTGCTTTTGTAAGGCCATCCGCAACTTGATTAATCGATGAGACTGCTAGGAGCTTGACAAGCCCTTGGGTGACCTTCTCTCGGACTATATGGCAATCAATGTCGATGTGCTTTGTCCGTTCATGGAATACGTAGTTCTCAGCCATGGCGATTGCAGATTTACTGTCGCAAAATAGGGTGGCTGGTTTGCTTAATTGTATCTGCAAATCATTTAGTAAGTATGTAACCCATTGGACTTCGCAAACTGTCGCTGCAAGGGCTCGGTACTCAGCTTCGGAGGACGACCGAGACACTGTCAACTGCTTCTTTGATCTCCATGATATGAGGGATGAGCCAAGGAAGACACAAAACCCAGTAATAGATCTTCGTGTATCCATACAGGTGGCCCAGTCCGAATCGGAGAAAACATTGAGCTCCATGGTAGTGTTTCTCGGATAAAACAAGCCTTGGCCAGGAGCCTTTTTGATATATCGCAGCACTCTGTGTGCAGCTGTGAGATGTTCATCCGTCGGGGATTCAACATACTGACTTAACTGTTGTACTGCGAAAGAGATGTCGGGCCTTGTTGCAGTTAAGTATAGGAGCCTCCCTATTAATCGTCTATAGCTGCTAATATCAGACAAGATTGTGCCACCATCTTTGCTCAGTTTTTGGCCTGGAACCATCGGTGTATTGACAGGTTTGCAGTTGATAAAGCCTGATTCGTTCAGAATATCCAGAGCATATTTTCTCTGGCAGAGATTCAAACCATTGTTATTCATATGAGCTTCGATCCCCAAGAAGTACCCCAAATCACCAAGGTCCTTGATCCGGAATGCAGTGTCAAGAAAAACCTTTAAATCATGTATGAGTTGCAACATGGGGCTTGTGACGAGAATATCATCGACATACACAAGGATGGCGATGAAGGCTGCACCATTTCCTTTAGTAAACAAGGATGGATCCGACTGTGATTGTGTGAACCCTTCCTGAATAAGAGCTGCACTTAGCTTTGCATTCCATTGGCGACTGGCTTGTTTTAGGCCATAGAGAGACCTCAAAAGCTTGCATACCTGACCCTGTTTTTCACCTTGGAACCCAGGGGGTAAGATCATGTACACTTCTTCATCCAAATCACCATGCAAGAAAGCGTTGTTGATGTCCAATTGATGAATATGCCATGCCCGAGAGGTAGCCATAGCCAAGAACGTACGTATTGTGGTTATTCTTGCAACTGGTGAAAAGGTTTCGATATAATCCACTCCAAGTTGCTGTGTATATCCTTTAGCTACTAGCCTTGCCTTGTAGCGTTCTACTGATCCATCAGCCTTGAGCTTCACCTTGTAAACCCATTTACACCCTATCGGTGTTTTCCCTGGTGGCAAGTCAGTTATCTCCCAAGTCTTGTTGTCTTGCAAGGCTTTGATTTCAGCAGCCATTGCTTCTTTCCAACAGTCATGCTTTAGAGCTTGAACATATGATTTTGGCTCATCAACAGAGGTAACAGCCATGGAGAACATCATGTGAGATGGAGAAAGATTATTATAACCAATGACTTTGGATAACAGATGAGGAGAGGAACCTTCCCTTACTGCAGAATCACAATAATAATCCTGTAGTTTGGAGGGAATTCTGCGTGTTCTGTCAGATCTTCTGGGCTGATTAGATGGAACATTTGGTGGAGATGGTGACCTCTCCTGGCTGGGAGCATTAAGAGGTTGGGCTGCTGAACTTTCCTGGTTATTATCACTGGCATGGCTTGGCTCATTAATGGAAACCACCGGTGGATTATCTGCTATGGGAAAGTCATTCTGTTGAGTCCCACGGTTTGTATGAACCTGCTGCACAGCCGTGTCTGCTTCCAAGGAAATGGGAATATTTGGGAGTGGAACATCCATATGTTGCTCAGGTTGCCATTGAGAGTAGGCATCATGCATGGGAAATTGGTCTTCATGAAATATGACATCCCTGGATACAAAAATAGATCCATCAAGTAAATCATAAAGCATATACCCCTTTGTACCAGCTGGAAAACCAATGAATATGCACTTTCGGCCTCGGGGCGCCATTTTATGTCTGTTATGAGATAGAGTAGCAGCATAGCATAGGCATCCAAAGACCCTAATATTATCAATGACTGGAGTGGTTCCATACAGCCGTTGATAAGGAGTGAGCCAACTGATAACAGGAGAAGGCAACCGGTTAATGATATATACAGCATGCATTACACAATGTCCCCAAAATTCCAAGGGAAGATGAGCTTGAAAACGAAGGGAACGAGCAACATTCAATATATGTTGGTGTTTTCGTTCAACAATAGCATTCTGCTGGGGAGTATTCACGCAAGACCTTTGATGGATTATCCCATTTTCTGAAAAGAATTCATTCATTTTGAACTCACAGCCATTATCACTAGGAACGCTTTAATTCGAACTTCAAATTGTGTAAGGACATAGGCATGGAAACTCTTCATAAATTGTCttgtttcatttttgtttttcatcAAATGTACCCATGTGAACCTTGAGTAGTCATCTACTAAGGTTAAGAAGTAATAATCCCCCTTTAGAGAGCATACCGGGaatggtccccaaatatcaacATGAACTAATTCAAAAATAGCCTTTGAACAAGTAACGCTTAATGGAAAGGGAGAACGTTTATGCTTAGAGAAATGGCATACATCACATGTCACATTCTTGAGGCTATGAACACTAATGTTTCTAAACAAATGAAGTTTATTTGTAGGGAAGTGTCCAAGCCTTTGGTGCCATGTTTCTAGTGTAGTGCACTGTGCAGCATAACACTCATCTGTCAGCTTTGGAGGGTCTTTCAGCAGATACAACCCCCTCTCTTGCTTAGCTAAACCAGCTATCAGCCCATGATTCCCTTGAATCGAACACTGTCCAGAGGTAAACATCAGTTTATAAGAAGTATCTTGCAGTAACTTGCTCACAGAGATGATATTAAATTTGAAGGCGGGAATATGTAAAGCTTCTTTTAACCATAGACTGTCACTAAGCTTCACATCACCTACGTGTTTAACATCAACATGCTGACCAGTGGGTAGATTCACCTTGACTTCATTAACAGTATGATACTTAGACAGAAAATCCATAGAGCACACAATATGATTTGTGGCTCCTGAGTCAAGAATCCATGTCGAAGAACTTAATGAAAGGGAGTTTACAGATGGTAAAGAGAACTTGCCTTCATCATGTTGTTCATCAAAGTTCGGTGTCAAGGCCACAGCAGCTGAGGTGCCAGAACTTGAAGAGGCATAGGACTTATTTTGGCCATTACCAGTCTGCGTTCGTACCAAAGATAACAGCCTTTGTAGCTGCTCATCTGTAATTCCCAGGTCACTGCTTGTGGTTGATGTAGTAATCTGCTGTTTTCCCTTTGTCTTAAAACCAGGTACCCAGCCCGGTGGATATCCGTGCTTCTTGTAGCACTTATCCACCGTGTGGCCGGTCATTCCACAGTATGTACATTTAGCTTTGACAGAATTAAATCGTCTTCCATTGAAAGAATTAACCGCAGCAGAAACATTATCATCAGCTATGGGAATTTGAACAGCATTTGATTGATTCATATCCAGACTACTTAGATTCAAGTTATTTGTTAGGTTAATCTGTCTCTCAACTTTTTCAGCCATTACAAAGACCTTGTATACTTCAGGTATAGGATCCATAACTAGGACATTAGACTTCAGATTATTATAATCATCATTCAAGCCTTGCAAGAATCTTATTACCTGATCGGTTTCCCTCTCTTTTATGATTTTATCAGTAAGATCGCATGAGCATCTTGGATTGCACTTGCAGGTGGGAGGCGGCCTCAAATTGTTCATCTCCTCCCAGAGAGTTCGACTTCTGGTATAGTATTCGTTGACGGACAGATTCCCCTGCTTCATATTGTACATCTCGCTCTGTAAAATCGAGATGCGTTGAGCATCCTCCTGTGAGAATCTTTTGCGCAAATCCTCCCAAACATCCTTTGCTGATCGAAAGTGCATTACGCTCTGTGCGATTGACGGATGCAAGGATCTGAAGATCCAAGCGCAAATCATCAGGTTACACCGTCTCCAAGCGGCAAAGAGCAGCTGATTTGTGTCTTTATCAGGAGCTGGAGATGTTCCGTCGATTAACGCCCATTTATTCTTGACCTCAAGAGCGATTTGCATCGACATCGACCAGGCTCCATAGTTTGAGCTTCCTGCTAATGGCGGACTGACCAGGATCGTGGACGGATTGTCATTTGAGCTGAGGAAGAGAGGATTCTCCAACTCTTCCATATTAATGTCTCTCGGTGGCTGAACTCGACGATTCCGCTGTGGAATCACTTCCGGACTGCTGCGAACCGGTGATCGGGTGATCGGCGTTGTAGTTCGTGGCGGTGGATTGGTGTCTCCTACACCGGAGACAGCGGCGGCGTAAGAGTAACGCccctgctctgataccatgttgaactTCACATGcagtaaagaaagaaaggagaaaaCGGAATAATGGTGATGCTGTTGTGTATGGAAAGAAGTTACAGTCTGTTCATTATGGAGGTGGTGAGCTTATATACACATGTCAGTTGTAACTAACTAGGAAAGATGGAAAGTACAAGAAAGCCCTTGGGCATATAAGTTCATCATGTATCCTGCTCGTGCTCATTGTCCTCTAATAGGAGAACATTGGGAATACACCCGAACCGGACGTTTTCCGGCATGGCGTCGGAGCTGAGGAAACCGTGCCACTCTTCGGTGACGACGAAGGTGATCAGAACTTGGGGTTTCGCCATGGCTATGATCTTGCACAGGTTCATCAACGGGTTGATGTGGCCTCTTCCTGGGAACGGTATGGCAACTATGTGGTCGGAGAATTTCTGGTCGCCCATTCTGGCAGCAGAAGCCGACGGAGGCAAAGTAGCCGGCGTAAAAGTTGTGATGTCTTATATAAACTCAGAAGCACAAATGGACTATAACtagcgtatatatatatatatatatatatagacattacAACTCACAATGGTATACAATGCAgcatctgtttataactactttctcaacttactgaagcacgtCAATATCGCCTTCACTGAGACGAGCACCCACtctcttccatatgggagtgcaaatAAACTTCAAGATTTTGGCCGGTTGGCCCTATTTTGCAATtaggaaaatgacactttttccccctatgttatgtgcttatagcacttttttcccctatgttattaaagtggcagtttttcctctcagttattttaaaagtggtagttttctcccttataatattaaattgacatttttgcccttaaaaataaccatttcatttatttttattctccaaccaattattactaatatgtatggaagattacagttcgatacgaacctaatcgaacactgtagcaattgaacttaaatagtatacacggttacggttacgattcaaaaccgaaaaaataaaataattgttgaatttagactatttttaaattagaaataaaattataaaaataaataaataaataagttttgattggcggttcaaaatcgaaattggaaccgaaccgtaccgatttatcaaaataagtgtttgatcatttttactatatatggtTGTGGTTAAGTtacggttcacggttcaacaattatttaattttattttttcggttatgaatcgtaaccagaaccgtccatactatttcggtatgattgatacagtgtttggttaggttcgaaccgaattgtgatcatccatgcctataagtaataatttgttggagaagaaaaataaatgaaataattatttttaagggtaacaatgtcaatttaacattttaggtggaaaaactgccactttaataacaaaGGAGGAAAAAGTACTATAAGCACATAATATAGGggaaaaagtgttattttcccTTTGCAATTTATTTCATACATACACTAGATTTTTAGGTAAGAACTGTACATGATCTTTAGGTCAAacttataatagtaataatggTGGAATTAATTGCGGAGTAGCAGTAGCAAATAGAGGTAATATTAGTAAATTGGATACTGAAATAGTAGTCAGTCACATTTTTTTCGAACATAGATCCGCGCagagaataattaaattgcctATAAGGTGTaaatcaaacaatataatacaaaaaagaaCAAGTAGTTTCAAACATTATAGGAGCACTAACTCCAATGTAATAGTTTGTGAACTATACACTACAGTTAAACTGTAATAATATTGATAAGAATCAAACTCTTAGACATCTTTTCAGTATTGCGGTTTCTTGAAATATGTTCAATGAATTTATGAAGACTGTGTTTAGCTGATCCACCTTCtaacatgtttggttggatgtagtttagggggaattgtaattcattgaattgcaattcagtgaattcccaaactacagtgtttggttggagggaattgcaattctgcagaattgcaattctctccaaatgatgaattacaattcatggggtaccccccatgaattgcaattcggtggagaggaggggcaatttgttggtgtaaagacaattttgcccctcctccgataccctttgtcttttttataataataataattattattattattattttgaaagagaattattattattattattattttgaatgaattattattattatacttattattattattattattttttgaaagaattattattattattattattattactactattactactattattactattactacaacatctactacaacataagggcattttagtcattttgtcactttttacttttcaattccatgtactcatatttctgcataccaaacactgtaatttcaattcctattttattcattgaattgtaattccaccgaattacaattcttttccaccctaattccttcctcccaaccaaacgccacaTAAAGATTGCCTGCACATCTCTCCAATTTTCTTTGCCCTTCTCTTCAATTCTTTACTTTCATTACACTCAGACCCCATAAATCTTCTCACAACTTCTGCAATTTCTCTTCTTCTCACTATACCATCATCATCACACCCCTTCTTCACCTTCCACACAATCTTCCAATCTTCCACAATCATCTTGCTGTTCGTAAGCTGATCATGAGATATCGGAAAAGCAAGAAAAGGAACGCCGGCGAACGCCCCTTCTTTGACGGAATTCCACCCGCAATGCGTCCAAAACCCGCCCACAGAGCGGTGGCGCAACACCCTCAGTTGATCACACCACGGCACTATTAACCCCTGCTTGCCGCCTCTCTCCCTTAGCCGCTCCACGCGCCACCCAGAAGAAACGAACTCCGCTTTCATGGACGCCGGTGACGATCTCTTCCAACTGCTCAGCTGAAAGTGAGAGAAAGCTTCCCTGAGAAATATACAACACGGAACACGCGGGTTGAGCATCAAGCCAGGTCAGGTAATCTGGCCTTTCGCCATCGCCTTTGATAGGGAAGTAATTAGGAATTGCGGTGCCAATGGAATAGATAGGGGTTTTGAGTTTAGGTGTGAGAGCTTCAATGGCGGCGGATTCCAGCTCCGCCACGGAAGTGAACCGAAGGTATTGTGCTGCAGAGATAATATCAAGAAAAAACGAACGCATAGCTGGACCTGGATGTTTGGCATGGAGTATTGGCGGAAGATCCTTGACAGGAATTGAAGAAACTCCAGGGATGTAGTCTACCACTTCATCTCCTTTCTCTGCAATGTCACGTCGTTAATGAATAACTCCAATTTTGCCACCTTAATATATAGGCAAACAAGCAATCACAGGGAAACCAGTTTAGGTTGATTGGCTCACGTAAGATTTTTTCTctcatatatatttgattagGTTTATTAGTTTGGTTTGGTTGAGCTGCTATAGATTATTTGACATCAATCAGTGTGTTTATATAAAGTTTACACGGCGGCGACGCAAGACTGTCAAGAAGACGGTCGACGGGAGCTTCCATTTCCGTATACACGGCTTTCAGGAACTCAGTGTAAACTTTCGCTCGGATCAACTCAGAAGGAATGACGTTATGTATAGCGCCAAATCGAAGGTTCGCCGGCTTAttagcatcatcatcatcggagTTGAGGAATCCGAGCCACTCTTCAGTGATGAGAAATTCTGGTCGCGCCATTGCTATGATCTTGCAAAGGTTCATCAAGGGATTCACATGGCCTCTTCCCGGGAACGGTACGGCAACTATGTGCAGTGAGAAATCCGGGTCAACCCTTGAACCCatgttgaagaagaagaagaagtgagGCAAATACAGAGAGAATCACAACTTTCTTTGTGATTACGTTGACCGGATCGGAGCTTTAGGATTACAGATTACTACTCCATCAATTGCTCGGTTTCACGAAACATCAAACAAAAGTAGC contains these protein-coding regions:
- the LOC116017187 gene encoding UDP-glycosyltransferase 87A1-like, encoding MGDQKFSDHIVAIPFPGRGHINPLMNLCKIIAMAKPQVLITFVVTEEWHGFLSSDAMPENVRFGCIPNVLPSELIRSKDYPCFIRAVFTDMEAPVDRLLDAVEAPAASVIISDVFLTWVLGVGNRRNIPVACFWCGSVTVFSLWFHHQLLFVNGHFDANLSEKGDEVVDYIPGVSSMLVKDLPPLFHCKPPAPAVRSHFLGAFSALQKAQYLLFTSVADLEFAAIEALRPKLQTPIYSIGSAIPYFNSNQSCPDYLTWLDAQPACSVLYISQGSFLSLSTEQLEEIVAGVHESGVCFFWVARENTERLRESGGKQGLIVPWCDQLRVLRHRSVGGFWTHCGWNSIKEGAFAGVPFLAFSIALDQLTNSKMIVEDWKIGWSVRKINNDGGIVKRGEIAQLVRRFMDFECDNESKELRRRAKQVGEMCRESTESGSAKRDLQTFIEDVLRSRNSY